A section of the Triticum dicoccoides isolate Atlit2015 ecotype Zavitan chromosome 7A, WEW_v2.0, whole genome shotgun sequence genome encodes:
- the LOC119331074 gene encoding skin secretory protein xP2-like → MGASTVQCYSSSSLLALLLCSMLLHPSQAFKLHEEKVPLSFIVPDPSPVQSPLSAPPPVTGADDDDGMRPRLPTERWKRGRGEERRARGGAHAPALAPWSAGPARAPASSPSYAPAPDSGSGAPVIESSPAVPVPRGVRDTATILPMPAPGVKRQDVGGAALARPGMAPLVVGLAMMAALGALC, encoded by the exons ATGGGAGCTTCCACCGTGCAatgctactcctcctcctccttgctcgcgttgctgctctgctccatGCTCCTGCACCCGTCGCAAGCATTCAAG CTGCATGAGGAGAAGGTGCCGTTGAGCTTCATCGTGCCGGACCCCTCGCCGGTGCAGTCACCGCTCTCCGCGCCGCCTCCGGTGACCGgcgccgacgacgacgacgggaTGAGGCCGAGGCTGCCGACGGAGCGGTGGAAGCGGGGCCGGGGCGAGGAGAGGCGGGCCCGTGGTGGCGCGCACGCACCGGCGCTCGCGCCGTGGTCGGCGGGCCCCGCGCGCGCACCAGCCTCATCCCCATCCTACGCGCCGGCGCCGGACTCCGGAAGCGGGGCGCCGGTCATCGAGAGCAGCCCCGCCGTGCCGGTCCCGCGCGGCGTGAGGGACACGGCCACCATCCTGCCCATGCCCGCGCCCGGCGTCAAGCGGCAG GACGTGGGCGGAGCCGCTTTGGCTCGGCCCGGTATGGCGCCGCTGGTGGTAGGGCTCGCCATGATGGCGGCTTTAGGAGCTTTATGCTAg